The following DNA comes from Sinorhizobium mexicanum.
TGCGAGGCGCGCAGCAGCTCGATCAAGCCGAGCCAGAGCACGAGCGCGGAGTCCTTCATGACACCGAGCGTCAGTCCGATCCAGGACGGCAGCGAAACGCGGGTGGCGAGCGGCGCCACGATGTAGCGCATGTCCTGCCACCAGGTCATGCCGAGCGAGCGGGCGGCGCGCCGTGTCGTCGGCGGCACGGAGGCGATGCCGCCGCGCACGATCTCGGTGCAATAGGCGGCCGTATAGAGCGACAGCACCACGCAGGACGTCGTGAACGGAGGCCAGCCGAGCTTGGCGATCGACTGGAACGCGTTGCCGAGGACCAGCTGGATCAGCAGCGGCACCGAGCGGAAGACGTCGAGCACGAAGGTGAGCGGCGCCGACCAGTAGGCGCCGATCTGGTTGCGCACGACGCCGAAGATGACACCGAGAACAGTCCCGGCCGCGACCGAGACGGCGGTGACCGCAAGCGTCATCAGCGCACCCTGTGCGAGAAAGCCGAGGTCACTTATGGTGAGGGCGGTATTGAACATCTCTCACCTCTCTCAGTAGCGGAACATGCGCGAGGCGAGCGCACGCGCCGCGAGCGTCACGGCCTTGGCGATGACATAGTAGATCACGGCGGCAAGCGCGAAGAATTCGAAGGTGCGGAACGACCGCGCGTTCAGCTCCTGGGTGACACCGGCGAGATCGGAATTCATGCCGACGGTGACCCCGAGCGAGGTCATCAGGATCGCCCAGACCATCTGGTTGGTGGCGGGCAGGAATGCAACGCGCAGCATCTGCGGCAGGACGATATAGCGGAAGGCCTGTACCGGGCCCATTCCGAGCGACCGACCGGCGCGCGTCTGGGTGTCCGGAATGGCTTTAAGCGCACCGCGGAAATTCTCGGCAAGGTAGCCGGCATTGTTGAAGGCGATCCCGACGAGCAGCGCCGTATAGGGGCTCAGATGGATGCCGAAATTGCCGAGGCCGAAATGGGCCATGTAGATCTGGAACAGCGCCGGGGTGTTGCGGGCAATCTCGACCCAGGTGGCGGCAATGCCACCGAGGACGCGGTTCCCGGACAGGCGGCAGGCCGTCAGCGCGAGCGCAAGTGCGAGGCCGA
Coding sequences within:
- a CDS encoding amino acid ABC transporter permease — translated: MFNTALTISDLGFLAQGALMTLAVTAVSVAAGTVLGVIFGVVRNQIGAYWSAPLTFVLDVFRSVPLLIQLVLGNAFQSIAKLGWPPFTTSCVVLSLYTAAYCTEIVRGGIASVPPTTRRAARSLGMTWWQDMRYIVAPLATRVSLPSWIGLTLGVMKDSALVLWLGLIELLRASQVLVTRLQEPLLILMICGAIYFLISFPIARLGGYLEKRWSND
- a CDS encoding amino acid ABC transporter permease, translating into MFSYTFHWNQALKALPQMLDGALITLQVALMSMVIGLALALALTACRLSGNRVLGGIAATWVEIARNTPALFQIYMAHFGLGNFGIHLSPYTALLVGIAFNNAGYLAENFRGALKAIPDTQTRAGRSLGMGPVQAFRYIVLPQMLRVAFLPATNQMVWAILMTSLGVTVGMNSDLAGVTQELNARSFRTFEFFALAAVIYYVIAKAVTLAARALASRMFRY